From one Plasmodium malariae genome assembly, chromosome: 12 genomic stretch:
- the PmUG01_12045600 gene encoding conserved Plasmodium protein, unknown function, translating into MQNVLLVKHMKRSFSSLKHELQKFEVVTNKFLQCIKKYKTEKDLCLSSYMNYKKEIKEYINCLFDKNTLVNFENRDYRMIFTYSILLSKRILFQKEHLKNVLISYIANYTKRKKGGDTNPNEEQQVKRKESSIRGGGSDNGNETNELLLLFKFLFFLNVDYDRAIYNHLYSELNNEIEWCPLDELVECIKLISSFKNKKWVNHKVFSRCINEIIKRNNEKQNDNDVLNFLITIVKSCSRLNCEITDISVLLDTFRESYDKNKKSDMHMLIKIIYNLFLCNYHNYKNTNQLIDLLKEEIMQTNKEEDYPLYKKYLYNNNIIIDNNVDLNTDMIKKNTDAYISNDNINNIHQLYFKTREQLKGHLPSTSITSINLYRLKFVDLLIRSDSYLYNTFYSPNSHFFDFVRQLKMEGKEVKETIFSKQAKFFIKENGFKIGYKHVHIYPIIFLPDFKNAYVEFVHNILINKQMKDGTNKIHKLYLNHKIRHMKFLGWYPILLYEHEWKKLRNYNEKLGYIKKAFKSVRSHTQEV; encoded by the exons atgcagAATGTTTTATTAGTAAAACATATGAAACGATCGTTCTCAAGTTTAAAACatgaattacaaaaattcGAAGTAGTTACCAATAAGTTTCTACaatgcattaaaaaatacaagacAGAAAAAGACCTTTGTTTATCATcctatatgaattataaaaaagaaataaaggaatatataaattgtttatttgataaaaatactTTAGTTAATTTTGAAAACAGGGATTATAGGATGATATTTACTTATAGCATACTACTATCAAAGAGAATTTTGTTTCAAAAGGAGCATCTAAAAAATGTGCTCATCTCTTACATTGCAAACTacacaaaaaggaaaaaggggGGGGATACAAACCCTAATGAGGAGCAACAAGTGAAACGAAAGGAAAGTAGTATAAGAGGCGGTGGTAGTGATAATGGTAACGAAACAAATGAACTGTTACTCCTATTtaagtttctttttttcttaaacgTAGATTATGACAGAGCAATATATAATCATCTTTATTCTGAgctaaataatgaaattgaGTGGTGTCCCTTGGACGAGTTAGTTGAATGTATAAAACTAATatcatcatttaaaaataaaaaatgggtAAACCACAAAGTTTTCTCTAGatgtataaatgaaataattaaaagaaataatgaaaagcagaatgataatgatgtgttaaactttttaataacaaTTGTAAAATCTTGTTCTCGTCTTAACTGTGAAATTACAGATATATCTGTTTTGTTAGATACCTTTAGAGAAagttatgataaaaataaaaaaagtgacATGCacatgttaataaaaattatttataatttatttttatgtaattatcataattacaaaaatacgAATCAACTAATtgatttattaaaagaagaaatcatgcaaacaaataaagaagaggattatcctttatataaaaaatacttatataataataatatcatcATAGATAATAATGTAGACCTAAATACagatatgataaaaaaaaatacagatgCTTATATATCGAATGATAACATAAACAATATTCATCAACTATACTTCAAAACAAGAGAACAACTCAAAGGCCACCTACCTAGTACATCTATAACATCCATAAATTTGTATAGACTTAAGTTTGTCGATCTTCTTATTCGGTCGGATAGTTACCTTTACAATACTTTCTATTCTCCCAACTCGCACTTTTTTGACTTCGTCCGGCAGTTGAAAATGgagg GCAAAGAAGTGAAGGAAACCATATTCAGCAAGCAAGCCAAGTTTTTTATAAAGGAGAACGG GTTTAAGATAGGATATaaacatgtacacatatacccCATAATTTTCTTACCAGATTTTAAAAACGCTTACGTAGAATTTGTACACAATATCCTCATTAATAAGCAAATGAAGGACGGcacaaataaaattcataagCTCTATTTAAACCACAAAATTAGGCACATGAAATTCTTAGGATG GTACCCCATCCTACTTTACGAGCATGAATGGAAAAAGCTAAG aaattataatgaaaaacttGGGTACATAAAAAAAGCGTTTAAAAGCGTAAGAAGCCATACACAAGAAGTATAA
- the PmUG01_12045700 gene encoding sulfate transporter, putative, translating to MSENIKDSDKIATNETTERPVDFSKLDESSERTQIYHDDLYDNDIKVCLPARIGWPKAFKSMTDGIKWGWGFTNTPKESSKYYINEILCGCILCLTMLPEMISFSMIAKIPPYLGLQGASFLCLITSIFGGSPGVIHGVTGAFASVCSKYLEENANPELLPDGIERLYVCILICSIILFFFSLFHMSALIQLIPTPVFIGYCNGLSIIFLRAQLHTLKDPFTHEYIRGYYLLFFLIICTLVVIIVELWKKIPKVGHKIPSTLIAIAVTIFVEFVILRKILHNFDSFKDVKSFTVGDMFSFTSDKAKPTFLFTNKDLNFSKVVFDMDLIKQIVNMFVVLLVEVLMVSEVIKDMGGADCDTNETIFSLFIGNILATLGSAVGGSSLLGLSVLNYRNGARGKESGVVAAILIYGILLFGYSLLNYIPLSFLCGIMITVFLHCFKWFSIPIVFFTFCPAYIRNCHPCMSRKISRWDAFIIVLVTVLCVFVSVPTGVFAGIILSALVYVWQSKSTFKFEIFYDKDTDTKYYEIEGHLFYASKKMFTRLFIYENDSSTVNIVLKGKSTLFDYTAIEALTSVKQQYNLNNKNVTIHGLSHECIKKIAKMNHLCKQIDVDLVKVETPVVPLLYKPLRTIIKTQKTIRRRMSFKIKKKKKEDSPMDKSIDNLEP from the exons atgtctgaaaatataaaagatagtGATAAAATAGCAACAAATGAAACAACAGAAAGGCCAGTAGATTTTAGTAAATTAGATGAATCATCAGAAAGAACACAAATATATCATGATGATTTATatgataatgatataaaGGTATGTTTACCAGCAAGAATAGGATGGCCAAAAGCTTTTAAGTCTATGACAGATGGAATAAAATGGGGCTGGGGGTTTACAAATACACCAAAAGAATcatcaaaatattatataaatgaaatattatgtggatgtatattatgtttaACTATGTTACCAGAAATGATATCTTTTTCAATGATAGCTAAAATACCTCCATATCTTGGATTACAAGGAGCatcttttttatgtttaatcACATCGATTTTTGGAGGATCTCCAGGGGTTATTCATGGTGTAACTGGTGCATTTGCATCTGTATgttcaaaatatttagaaGAAAATGCCAATCCTGAACTTTTACCGGATGGAATAGAACGgttatatgtgtgtatactAATTtgttcaattattttattcttctttTCCTTATTTCATATGTCTGCTTTAATTCAGTTAATTCCTACCCCTGTTTTTATTGGGTACTGTAATGGCCTTtcgattatttttttaagggCCCAGTTACATACCCTAAAAGACCCTTTCACACATGAATATATTAGGGgatattatttacttttttttctcattatcTGTACTCTTGTTGTTATCATAGTGGAGCTTTGGAAAAAGATACCCAAG GTAGGGCACAAGATCCCATCGACACTAATAGCTATAGCAGTTACGATATTTGTGGAGTTCGTCATTCTTCGAAAAATTTTACACAATTTTGATTCCTTTAAAGATGTCAAATCATTTACAGTGGGTGATATGTTTTCCTTTACATCGGACAAAGCGAAGCCGACTTTTTTATTCACTAATAAGGATTTAAATTTTTCGAAAGTTGTTTTTGATATGGatttaattaaacaaatagtAAATATGTTTGTAGTGTTACTAGTTGAAGTGTTAATGGTTAGTGAAGTAATAAAAGATATGGGTGGAGCGGATTGTGATACAAATGAAactattttttctctttttattgGTAATATTTTAGCTACGTTAGGAAGTGCTGTAGGTGGTAGTAGTTTGTTAGGTTTATCAGTTTTAAATTATAGAAATGGAGCTAGAGGTAAGGAGAGCGGAGTAGTAGCagcaatattaatatatggcATACTACTTTTTGGTTATTCTTTGTTGAATTATATtcctttatcttttttatgtgGAATAATGATTACTGTTTTTTTACATTGTTTCAAATGGTTTTCCATTCCTATTGTTTTCTTTACCTTCTGCCCTGCGTACATAAGAAACTGCCACCCATGCATGAGCAGAAAAATATCAAGATGGGATGCCTTTATCATTGTCCTTGTCACTGTCTTATGT GTTTTCGTGAGCGTTCCAACTGGGGTTTTTGCAGGGATAATTTTATCCGCTTTAGTATACGTTTGGCAAAGTAAATCAACTTttaaatttgaaatattttatgataagGACACAGACACAAAG TACTACGAAATCGAAGGGCATTTATTTTACGcatcaaaaaaaatgttcacaCGGTTATTTATCTATGAAAACGATAGCTCAACAGTTAATATAGTTCTTAAAGGGAAGAGCACTTTATTTGATTATACGGCAATTGAAGCTTTAACATCTGTTAAACAGCAGTACAACcttaataacaaaaatgtaaCTATACATGGATTAAGTCAtgaatgtattaaaaaaattgctaaAATGAATCATTTATGCAAGCAAATTGATGTTGATTTGGTAAAAGTAGAGACACCAGTTGTACCTTTATTATACAAGCCTTTACGAACTATTATTAAG ACACAAAAAACTATAAGGAGAAGAATGTCTTtcaaaattaagaaaaagaaaaaagaggaTTCCCCAATGGACAAATCAATCGATAATTTAGAGCCATAG
- the EXP2 gene encoding exported protein 2, putative, which produces MKISCFLSFFLFFVIYKNTTNVVYCGGYGDLAATSALTTIVKDPISLTIKDLYEHGVKDPVTKLIHKLKKVVRYRKVLRWSRVWWILLVREIVGDNAIERKTEKALREIWDQCTIAVYNNTLYSIESKPLLFLHGILNECKNNFSTKLRQDPGLIVAKIDQILKSQIYRFWVSEPYLKIGRSNTFYTRITPEMVPPLPKECTLKHLSSYMEEKLKTMESKKNIESGKYEFDVASSNKSTNDTEVTGEDDQNDDDEDDTFDEETFKDDIFNSKKTDEKKPKDKI; this is translated from the exons atgaaaataagctgctttttatctttttttttgtttttcgtAATATACAAAAACACTACTAATGTAGTGTACTGTGGTGGTTATGGTGATTTGGCCGCAACAAGCGCCTTGACAACTATCGTTAAAGACCCAATTAG CTTAACCATAAAAGATCTGTATGAACACGGAGTTAAGGACCCAGTAACAAAACTTATTCATAAACTTAAAAAAGTAGTGCGTTATAGAAAAGTTTTAAGGTGGTCACGTGTATGGTGGATATTACTAGTCAGAGAAATTGTAGGAGACAATGCTATTGAAAGGAAGACTGAAAAA gCATTAAGAGAAATATGGGACCAATGTACAATAGCAGTTTACAACAACACTCTGTATTCCATTGAATCAAAgcctttattatttttgcacGGAATATTGAatgaatgtaaaaataacTTCTCGACAAAATTAAGACAAGATCCAGGTTTAATTGTAGCAAAAATAGATCAAATATTAAAATCACAAATATACAGATTCTGGGTGTCAGAGCCATATTTGAAAATAGGAAGATCAAACACATTTTACACACGTATAACACCAGAGATGGTTCCACCCTTACCTAAAGAATGCACTTTGAAACATTTATCATCTTATATGGAGGAGAAATTAAAAACTATGGAGTCAAAGAAGAATATTGAATCGGGTAAATATGAATTTGATGTAGCATCCTCAAATAAATCAACGAATGATACAGAAGTTACTGGAGAAGATGACCagaatgatgatgatgaagatGATACTTTTGATGAAGAAACATTTAAagatgatatatttaattctaaGAAAACTGATGAAAAAAAACCAAAAGATAAGATATGA
- the RCL1 gene encoding RNA 3'-terminal phosphate cyclase-like protein, putative, whose translation MEFGGSNYFRFRLALSMISGKAITIKNIRSKKKRKKYMVVGDDEELIVGLQEYEAKLLKLIDKLCDDTIIKINEDGDELYFKPGFLIGNVIDEVRISDLNNSFHCGKERSITYFLEFLLMIVPFFKNPVKLLLKGITDDCIDSTVYTCKIVSEHFFKTFLKVDNNFLNINILKRGIKSDCSGEVLFFMNNLKTINSFDMHDSGLVRKITGTVVSKNISLVFRNKFINFAKRHLQIFTPYVSIEIEKVKGKDDYLKNNFISLSLFAHTKNKCIYGSDLCIDEPFLQHVKNTLKRVKPSDRTHMQEVPYNNMDITKIVECVANHGRKEHEDIEEKGQFENEKNIDDCTEVENENSSHLESRDDEIQTQCKDEKNMVLSNDNISCFMGQEWYIKNDNVIGKMTCNLRDAEIYERLGFFISLKMMNEIKGLSSVDTNYQWLPLLYMSLAEDTTVSKISLNVVKPYSIALIRLLRDFFNVVFDIKKVEKSQIDFSYIIKCVGIGYRNFSKKTF comes from the coding sequence ATGGAGTTCGGGGGGAGCAATTACTTTCGGTTTAGGTTAGCGTTAAGTATGATAAGCGGAAAAGCtattacaattaaaaatattcgaagtaaaaaaaaaagaaaaaaatatatggtaGTAGGGGATGATGAAGAATTAATTGTAGGGTTACAGGAATATGAGGCTAAACTTTTAAAACTTATTGATAAGTTATGTGATGATACCATTATCAAAATTAACGAAGATGGAGACGAACTATATTTTAAACCAGGATTTTTAATAGGTAATGTTATTGATGAAGTACGAATAAGtgatttaaataattcttttcattGTGGAAAGGAAAGGAGtataacatattttcttgaatttttacttatgatagtcccattttttaaaaatcctgtaaaattattattaaaaggaATAACAGATGATTGCATTGATAGCactgtatatacatgtaaaataGTGAGTgagcatttttttaaaacatttttaaaagttgataacaactttttaaatattaatattttaaaaagaggaATAAAATCTGACTGTTCAGGtgaagtattattttttatgaataatttaaaaactaTTAATTCTTTTGATATGCATGATAGTGGGTTGGTTAGAAAAATAACTGGAACAGTAGTaagcaaaaatatttcattagtTTTTCGaaacaaatttattaattttgcaAAAAGACACTTACAAATTTTTACCCCATACGTTAGTATTGAAattgaaaaagtaaaaggtAAAGATGattatttgaaaaacaaTTTTATCTCTTTATCCTTATTTGCACACACCAAGAACAAATGTATTTATGGGTCTGACTTGTGCATTGACGAGCCTTTTCTACAGCATGTTAAGAACACGCTAAAACGGGTTAAACCAAGCGATAGGACTCACATGCAAGAGGTACCGTACAACAATATGGACATTACAAAAATTGTCGAATGTGTAGCTAATCATGGGAGGAAAGAACATGAAGATATTGAGGAGAAAGGTCAGTttgaaaatgagaaaaatattGATGACTGTACCGAAGTTGAGAATGAAAATAGTTCCCATTTAGAGAGTAGAGATGATGAAATACAAACCCAGTGTAAAGACGAAAAGAACATGGTTCTAAGTAATGACAACATATCATGTTTTATGGGACAAGAGtggtatattaaaaatgataatgttATCGGTAAGATGACGTGTAATTTACGAGATGCtgaaatatatgaaagacttgggttttttatttccctaaaaatgatgaatgaaataaaagGATTATCATCAGTTGATACAAATTATCAGTGGTTgccattattatatatgtccTTAGCAGAGGATACTACTGTATCAAAAATTTCTCTAAATGTTGTTAAGCCATATTCAATTGCTCTCATTAGATTGTTAAGAGACTTTTTTAATGTAGTATTTGATATTAAGAAAGTAGAAAAATCACAAATTGATTTTTCGTATATTATCAAGTGTGTGGGTATAGGATATCGTAACTTTTCGAAAAAGACCttttaa